A genomic segment from Sciurus carolinensis chromosome 1, mSciCar1.2, whole genome shotgun sequence encodes:
- the Gatad2b gene encoding transcriptional repressor p66-beta isoform X1: protein MDRMTEDALRLNLLKRSLDPADERDDVLAKRLKMEGHEAMERLKMLALLKRKDLANLEVPHELPTKQDGSGVKGYEEKLNGNLRPHGDNRTAGRPGKENINDEPVDMSARRSEPDRGRLTPSPDIIVLSDNEASSPRSSSRMEERLKAANLEMFKGKGIEERQQLIKQLRDELRLEEARLVLLKKLRQSQLQKENVVQKTPVVQNAASIVQPSPAHVGQQGLSKLPSRPGAQGETQNLRTLQGHSVIRSATNTTLPHMLMSQRVIAPNPAQLQGQRGPPKPGLVRTTTPNMNPAINYQPQSSSSVPCQRTTSSAIYMNLASHIQPGTVNRVSSPLPSPSAMTDAANSQAAAKLALRKQLEKTLLEIPPPKPPAPLLHFLPSAANSEFIYMVGLEEVVQSVIDSQGKSCASLLRVEPFVCAQCRTDFTPHWKQEKNGKILCEQCMTSNQKKALKAEHTNRLKNAFVKALQQEQEIEQRLQQQAALSPTTAPAVSSVSKQETIMRHHTLRQAPQPQSSLQRGIPTSARSMLSNFAQAPQLSVPGGLLGMPGVNIAYLNTGIGGHKAPSLADRQREYLLDMIPPRSISQSISGQK from the exons ATGGATAGAATGACAGAAGATGCTCTTCGACTGAATCTTTTGAAGCGAAGCTTGGACCCAGCAGATGAGCGAGATGACGTCCTGGCAAAACGACTGAAAATGGAGGGGCACGAAGCCATGGAACGTCTGAAAATGTTGGCACTGCTCAAAAGAAAGGATTTGGCAAATCTTGAGGTGCCACATGAGTTACCCACCAAACAGGATGGTAGTGGTGTCAAGGGTTACGAAGAAAAACTCAATGGGAATCTCAGGCCTCATGGAGACAACAGGACTGCTGGAAGGCCAGGCAAAGAAAACATCAATGATGAGCCTGTGGATATGAGTGCTAGACGGAG TGAGCCAGACCGAGGAAGGCTAACTCCCTCCCCAGATATCATTGTTTTGTCTGACAATGAGGCTTCCAGTCCTCGTTCCAGCTCTCGAATGGAAGAAAGACTCAAAGCAGCAAACCTAGAGATGTTTAAG GGGAAAGGCATTGAGGAACGACAGCAGCTTATCAAGCAGCTGAGGGATGAGCTACGATTGGAAGAAGCCCGACTGGTGCTGTtaaagaaactgagacagagtcagctacagaaagaaaatgtggtccaaaAG ACTCCAGTTGTACAAAATGCAGCATCTATTGTTCAGCCATCTCCTGCGCATGTGGGGCAACAGGGCTTATCCAAGCTTCCCTCCCGGCCTGGGGCACAAGGAGAAACTCAAAATTTGAGAACATTACAG GGTCACAGTGTCATCCGTTCAGCGACCAATACCACCCTCCCACACATGTTGATGTCTCAACGTGTTATTGCACCAAATCCAGCCCAGCTACAGGGTCAACGGGGCCCACCTAAGCCTGGCCTTGTACGCACCACAACACCTAATATGAATCCTGCCATCAATTACCAACCG CAGTCAAGTTCTTCTGTTCCCTGTCAACGCACAACATCCTCTGCCATCTATATGAACCTTGCCTCACATATCCAGCCAGGGACAGTGAACAGAGTGTCCTCACCACTTCCTAGCCCCAGCGCCATGACTGATGCTGCCAACTCACAGGCTGCAGCCAAATTGGCCCTTCGCAAACAGCTGGAAAAGACACTCCTGGAGATCCCACCTCCAAAACCTCCTGCTCCTTTGCTTCACTTCCTGCCTAGTGCAGCAAATAGTGAGTTCATCTACATGGTAGGCTTGGAAGAAGTCGTACAGAGTGTCATTGACAGCCAAG GCAAAAGCTGTGCCTCACTTCTGCGGGTTGAGCCCTTTGTATGTGCCCAGTGCCGCACAGATTTCACCCCTCACTGGAAGCAAGAAAAGAATGGTAAGATTCTGTGTGAGCAGTGTATGACCTCCAACCAGAAGAAGGCTTTAAAAGCTGAACACACCAACAGGCTGAAAAATGCTTTCGTTAAAGCCCTACAGCAGGAACAG GAAATTGAACAACGATTACAGCAGCAGGCAGCCCTTTCCCCTACTACGGCTCCAGCTGTGTCCAGTGTCAGTAAACAAGAGACCATCATGAGACATCATACACTTCGGCAG GCTCCACAGCCCCAGAGCAGCCTCCAGCGTGGCATACCCACATCTGCCCGCTCCATGCTTTCAAACTTTGCACAGGCTCCCCAGTTGTCTGTGCCAGGTGGTCTCCTCGGTATGCCAG GTGTCAACATTGCATATTTGAACACTGGCATTGGAGGACACAAAGCCCCCAGTTTGGCAGACCGACAGCGTGAATACCTTTTAGACATGATCCCTCCCCGGTCTATATCGCAGTCCATCAGTGGACAGAAATAA
- the Gatad2b gene encoding transcriptional repressor p66-beta isoform X2, whose translation MDRMTEDALRLNLLKRSLDPADERDDVLAKRLKMEGHEAMERLKMLALLKRKDLANLEVPHELPTKQDGSGVKGYEEKLNGNLRPHGDNRTAGRPGKENINDEPVDMSARRSEPDRGRLTPSPDIIVLSDNEASSPRSSSRMEERLKAANLEMFKGKGIEERQQLIKQLRDELRLEEARLVLLKKLRQSQLQKENVVQKTPVVQNAASIVQPSPAHVGQQGLSKLPSRPGAQGETQNLRTLQGHSVIRSATNTTLPHMLMSQRVIAPNPAQLQGQRGPPKPGLVRTTTPNMNPAINYQPSSSSVPCQRTTSSAIYMNLASHIQPGTVNRVSSPLPSPSAMTDAANSQAAAKLALRKQLEKTLLEIPPPKPPAPLLHFLPSAANSEFIYMVGLEEVVQSVIDSQGKSCASLLRVEPFVCAQCRTDFTPHWKQEKNGKILCEQCMTSNQKKALKAEHTNRLKNAFVKALQQEQEIEQRLQQQAALSPTTAPAVSSVSKQETIMRHHTLRQAPQPQSSLQRGIPTSARSMLSNFAQAPQLSVPGGLLGMPGVNIAYLNTGIGGHKAPSLADRQREYLLDMIPPRSISQSISGQK comes from the exons ATGGATAGAATGACAGAAGATGCTCTTCGACTGAATCTTTTGAAGCGAAGCTTGGACCCAGCAGATGAGCGAGATGACGTCCTGGCAAAACGACTGAAAATGGAGGGGCACGAAGCCATGGAACGTCTGAAAATGTTGGCACTGCTCAAAAGAAAGGATTTGGCAAATCTTGAGGTGCCACATGAGTTACCCACCAAACAGGATGGTAGTGGTGTCAAGGGTTACGAAGAAAAACTCAATGGGAATCTCAGGCCTCATGGAGACAACAGGACTGCTGGAAGGCCAGGCAAAGAAAACATCAATGATGAGCCTGTGGATATGAGTGCTAGACGGAG TGAGCCAGACCGAGGAAGGCTAACTCCCTCCCCAGATATCATTGTTTTGTCTGACAATGAGGCTTCCAGTCCTCGTTCCAGCTCTCGAATGGAAGAAAGACTCAAAGCAGCAAACCTAGAGATGTTTAAG GGGAAAGGCATTGAGGAACGACAGCAGCTTATCAAGCAGCTGAGGGATGAGCTACGATTGGAAGAAGCCCGACTGGTGCTGTtaaagaaactgagacagagtcagctacagaaagaaaatgtggtccaaaAG ACTCCAGTTGTACAAAATGCAGCATCTATTGTTCAGCCATCTCCTGCGCATGTGGGGCAACAGGGCTTATCCAAGCTTCCCTCCCGGCCTGGGGCACAAGGAGAAACTCAAAATTTGAGAACATTACAG GGTCACAGTGTCATCCGTTCAGCGACCAATACCACCCTCCCACACATGTTGATGTCTCAACGTGTTATTGCACCAAATCCAGCCCAGCTACAGGGTCAACGGGGCCCACCTAAGCCTGGCCTTGTACGCACCACAACACCTAATATGAATCCTGCCATCAATTACCAACCG TCAAGTTCTTCTGTTCCCTGTCAACGCACAACATCCTCTGCCATCTATATGAACCTTGCCTCACATATCCAGCCAGGGACAGTGAACAGAGTGTCCTCACCACTTCCTAGCCCCAGCGCCATGACTGATGCTGCCAACTCACAGGCTGCAGCCAAATTGGCCCTTCGCAAACAGCTGGAAAAGACACTCCTGGAGATCCCACCTCCAAAACCTCCTGCTCCTTTGCTTCACTTCCTGCCTAGTGCAGCAAATAGTGAGTTCATCTACATGGTAGGCTTGGAAGAAGTCGTACAGAGTGTCATTGACAGCCAAG GCAAAAGCTGTGCCTCACTTCTGCGGGTTGAGCCCTTTGTATGTGCCCAGTGCCGCACAGATTTCACCCCTCACTGGAAGCAAGAAAAGAATGGTAAGATTCTGTGTGAGCAGTGTATGACCTCCAACCAGAAGAAGGCTTTAAAAGCTGAACACACCAACAGGCTGAAAAATGCTTTCGTTAAAGCCCTACAGCAGGAACAG GAAATTGAACAACGATTACAGCAGCAGGCAGCCCTTTCCCCTACTACGGCTCCAGCTGTGTCCAGTGTCAGTAAACAAGAGACCATCATGAGACATCATACACTTCGGCAG GCTCCACAGCCCCAGAGCAGCCTCCAGCGTGGCATACCCACATCTGCCCGCTCCATGCTTTCAAACTTTGCACAGGCTCCCCAGTTGTCTGTGCCAGGTGGTCTCCTCGGTATGCCAG GTGTCAACATTGCATATTTGAACACTGGCATTGGAGGACACAAAGCCCCCAGTTTGGCAGACCGACAGCGTGAATACCTTTTAGACATGATCCCTCCCCGGTCTATATCGCAGTCCATCAGTGGACAGAAATAA